Proteins encoded together in one Telopea speciosissima isolate NSW1024214 ecotype Mountain lineage chromosome 6, Tspe_v1, whole genome shotgun sequence window:
- the LOC122663630 gene encoding protein HOTHEAD-like: protein MGSGFWWRLINSALVGILCFHSLSHAQKVPNYTFVQQATSAPAVSYYEYIIVGGGTSGCPLAATLSHNASVLLIERGGSPYGNQNITNLGSFSATLADTSPSSASQRFISEDGVINARARVLGGGSCLNAGFYTRASTDYVRDAGWDGSLVNQSYQWVEKIVAFEPPMLQWQSAVRDGLIEAGILPFNGFTYDHIYGTKVGGTIFDRDGHRHTAADLLQYANPKGLTVLLRATVHRIFFRTKGKVRPIAHGVVFRDAAGVKHRAYLKKGSMNEIILSAGSIGSPQLLMLSGVGPAQHLRSHNIKVTLDQPLVGQGMADNPMNAVFSPSPNPVEVSLIQVVGITRLGTYIEAASGSNFGSPSSAPQRDFGMFSPQTGQLSVVPPKQRTPEAIAKATEAMKALSYEAFRGGFIIEKIIGPVSTGHLELRNRNPEDNPLVTFNYFREPEDLKRCVDGITVIEKVIQSKAFSNFRYPYLSIQALINMTSNFPVNLLPRHDNDSTSLEQFCKDTVMTIWHYHGGCQTGRVVDQDYKVLGVDGLRVIDGSTFHDSPGTNPQATVMMLGRYMGVRILNERLAMNRSN from the exons ATGGGCTCCGGATTCTGGTGGAGACTCATTAACTCCGCCCTCGTTGGAATTCTCTGTTTTCATAGTCTCAGTCACGCTCAAAAAG TTCCAAATTACACATTTGTTCAACAAGCAACTTCAGCACCAGCCGTGTCATACTATGAGTACATCATAGTGGGTGGAGGAACTTCAGGCTGTCCCTTGGCTGCCACACTCTCTCACAACGCAAGTGTTTTGTTAATAGAGAGAGGAGGCTCTCCTTACGGCAACCAAAACATAACCAATTTGGGATCCTTCAGTGCCACACTCGCCGATACTTCCCCTTCCTCTGCCTCCCAACGTTTCATCTCCGAGGACGGCGTCATCAACGCTCGTGCACGAGTTTTAGGCGGTGGAAGCTGTTTGAACGCCGGGTTTTACACCCGAGCAAGCACTGACTACGTCAGAGACGCCGGCTGGGATGGTTCACTTGTAAACCAATCCTACCAATGGGTAGAGAAGATTGTTGCCTTTGAACCTCCCATGCTTCAGTGGCAATCTGCAGTCAGAGATGGGTTGATTGAAGCTGGTATATTGCCTTTCAATGGGTTCACTTATGATCACATTTATGGAACTAAGGTTGGTGGAACCATCTTTGATCGTGATGGCCATCGACACACTGCGGCTGATCTACTTCAGTACGCCAACCCCAAAGGCCTTACTGTCCTTCTACGTGCCACTGTTCACAGGATCTTTTTTAGGACCAAAG GAAAGGTAAGACCCATAGCCCATGGAGTAGTGTTCAGAGACGCAGCAGGAGTTAAGCACAGAGCCTACTTGAAGAAAGGATCAATGAATGAGATAATTCTATCAGCTGGATCAATTGGAAGCCCACAACTGTTGATGCTAAGTGGGGTGGGACCAGCACAGCACCTTAGGTCTCACAACATTAAGGTGACATTGGATCAGCCATTGGTCGGTCAAGGCATGGCAGACAACCCCATGAATGCTGTCTTCAGCCCTTCTCCCAATCCTGTTGAGGTTTCCCTCATACAAGTGGTCGGCATTACTCGTCTAGGAACTTACATTGAAGCTGCTAGCGGTTCCAATTTTGGATCTCCAAGCTCAGCCCCACAAAGAGACTTTGGGATGTTTTCCCCTCAG ACTGGGCAGTTATCGGTTGTGCCCCCAAAGCAGAGGACACCAGAAGCCATAGCAAAAGCAACAGAAGCCATGAAAGCTCTTAGTTATGAAGCTTTCAGAGGTGGGTTCATCATAGAGAAGATCATTGGTCCTGTGTCAACAGGGCATTTAGAGCTCCGGAATAGGAACCCAGAGGACAACCCATTGGTCACCTTCAATTACTTCAGGGAACCAGAGGACTTAAAGAGGTGTGTTGATGGGATTACAGTTATAGAGAAGGTGATCCAATCCAAAGCCTTCTCCAATTTCAGGTATCCATACCTTTCCATTCAAGCCCTCATCAACATGACATCGAATTTCCCTGTGAACTTGCTGCCAAGGCACGACAACGATTCGACTTCGTTGGAGCAGTTCTGCAAGGACACTGTGATGACCATTTGGCATTATCATGGAGGGTGCCAGACGGGCAGGGTTGTTGATCAGGATTATAAGGTTCTTGGGGTAGATGGATTGAGGGTTATTGATGGCTCCACCTTCCATGACTCCCCTGGTACTAATCCTCAAGCCACTGTCATGATGCTTGGAAG GTACATGGGAGTCAGGATTCTAAACGAAAGACTTGCTATGAACAGATCGAATTAA
- the LOC122663628 gene encoding SPX domain-containing membrane protein At4g22990-like, whose translation MVAFGKKLKETQIQEWQRYYINYKLMKKKVKQYSQQIEVGAQDRRYVLKEFSRMLDNQIEKIVLFLLEQQGQLASRIAELNKQHEALLQQPEISSIAQLRESYRAVGQDLLRLLFFVEMNAIGLRKILKKFDKRFRYRFTDYYVTTRANHPYSQLQQVFKQVGIGAVVGAISRNLADLQDRHGSYLSIYDQPAVPLQDPVIDSIKAAVDRLTHSTNFLHFLGQHALIMQEELPTPLEDHVDDESYHFMSLLLNLANTFLYMVNTYIVVPTADNYSLSLGAAATVCGVVIGSMAVAQLVSSVYFSAWSNKSYFRPLIFSSIVLLVGNVLYALAYDLDSIAVLLIGRLFCGLGSARAVNRRYISDWVPLKIRMQASAGFVSASALGMACGPALAGLLQTNFKIYKLTFNEDTLPGWVMALAWFIYLIWLWISFKEPIRETEAKNVQQEASARPAENDAMEKGLAQPLLLNSEDKQQDEEGEQECDGSEEASEESHRPAASIASAYRLLTPSVKVQLLIYFMLKYAMEILLAESSVITFYYFSWSTSSVAIFLACLGLTVLPVNIVVGSYISNMFEDRQILLASEIIVGIGILLSFHVFGPYSVPQYVCSALITFVSAEVLEGVNLSLLSRVMSSRLARGTYNGGLLSTEAGTLARVIADGTITLAGYLGQSRLLNVTLLPSLFICISSILATCFTYNSLY comes from the exons ATGGTTGCCTTTGGGAAGAAGttgaaagaaactcaaattCAAGAATGGCAAAG ATACTACATCAACTACAAATTAATGAAGAAGAAAGTAAAGCAGTACTCTCAACAAATTGAGGTTGGAGCACAAGATCGCCGTTATGTTCTCAAGGAATTTTCAAGAATGCTCGATAATCAG ATTGAAAAGATTGTTCTGTTTCTCTTAGAACAACAAGGGCAACTTGCAAGCAGGATTGCCGAGCTTAATAAACAGCATGAGGCTCTTCTACAGCAGCCAGAAATATCCTCAATAGCTCAACTGCGAGAATCATATAGAGCGGTGGGACAAGATCTTTTAAGgcttctcttttttgttgagATGAATGCTATTGGCTTGCGTAAGATACTGAAGAAGTTCGATAAACGCTTTAGGTATAGATTCACTGATTATTATGTCACAACTCGTGCAAATCATCCTTATTCCCAGCTCCAGCAAGTGTTCAAACAAGTG GGGATAGGGGCTGTTGTAGGAGCCATTTCGCGCAATCTCGCTGATCTTCAAGACCGTCATGGAAGCTACCTATCAATTTATGATCAGCCAGCAGTTCCTCTTCAG GATCCTGTTATTGATTCAATTAAAGCTGCAGTAGACAGGTTGACACATTCCACAAATTTCCTTCACTTTCTCGGACAACATGCACTTATTATGCAAGAAGAATTACCAACTCCATTGGAGGATCATGTTGATGATGAGAGTTATCATTTCATGTCACTTCTTTTGAACTTAGCAAACACCTTCCTCTATATGGTCAACACATATATTGTTGTTCCAACAGCGGACAACTACTCGCTGAGCTTAGGAGCTGCAGCAACAGTTTGTGGTGTTGTGATTGGGTCCATGGCTGTTGCACAGTTGGTTTCTTCAGTGTATTTCAGTGCATGGTCAAATAAATCATACTTCAGGCCACTTATATTTAGCAGTATTGTTCTTCTTGTGGGAAATGTTTTATATGCATTGGCTTATGATCTTGATTCCATAGCAGTTCTTCTTATTGGTCGTCTATTTTGTGG GTTGGGTTCTGCAAGAGCTGTTAACCGGCGTTATATTAGTGATTGGGTTCCTCTTAAAATACGAATGCAGGCTTCAGCAGGTTTCGTCAGTGCTAGTGCTCTTGGGATGGCATGTGGTCCGGCTCTTGCTGGACTTCTTCAaactaattttaaaatttacaaGTTAACATTTAATGAAGACACCCTGCCTGGTTGGGTTATGGCACTGGCATGGTTCATCTATTTAATATGGTTGTGGATTTCATTTAAAGAACCTATTCGTGAGACTGAAGCGAAAAACGTACAACAGGAAGCTAGTGCTC GTCCAGCAGAAAATGATGCAATGGAAAAAGGTCTGGCACAACCTTTGCTTTTAAATTCAGAAGACAAGCAACAAGATGAAGAAGGTGAACAAGAATGTGATGGAAGTGAAGAAGCTTCTGAGGAATCACACAGACCAGCTGCTTCAATTGCATCAGCATATCGTTTGCTTACACCATCAGTAAAG gTGCAGTTGTTGATTTACTTCATGCTCAAATATGCTATGGAGATATTACTTGCTGAGTCTAGCGTCATTACGTTTTATTACTTTAGTTGGTCAACCAGCTCAGTTGCAATATTTCTTGCCTGTCTTGGGCTTACGGTACTTCCAGTAAACATTGTTGTCGGAAGCTACATTAGCAACATGTTTGAAGACAG GCAAATTTTACTGGCATCGGAAATTATAGTAGGGATAGGCATACTCCTAAGTTTCCATGTATTCGGCCCATATTCTGTACCACAGTATGTCTGTTCAGCACTCATCACATTCGTGTCTGCTGAGGTTCTTGAAG GTGTCAACCTATCACTCCTATCTCGGGTCATGTCATCTAGGCTTGCTCGTGGGACCTACAATGGTGGACTACTTTCAACAGAAGCTGGGACCTTGGCTCGGGTAATTGCAGACGGCACGATAACACTGGCTGGGTACTTGGGACAGAGTAGGCTATTGAATGTAACCCTACTTCCTTCACTCTTCATTTGCATATCCTCCATTCTCGCCACCTGCTTCACCTACAACTCACTCTATTGA